Proteins encoded in a region of the Photobacterium profundum SS9 genome:
- the tssL gene encoding type VI secretion system protein TssL, long form yields MSDETVLKPQPGKRKAKVASPESHSKVQPDLNQTVLVMQVNKNLYSKRLPSLGENPLVDLASSLLSLVGQIRCTPDHSDVGFLRQACIEKIRDYENNLRGLAVSVSDIEAARYCLCTFLDETILNTPWGEHSVWRSESLLSVFNKETWGGEYFYTLLDEALSSPHQSYQLLELQYLCLALGFTGKLRIAERGEEKLQDYRCQIFEALTLVKGSHDEALSPRWQDNVLAGSETHAGVPLWVTSSLFGLLLLAVYMGFNYRINLYSNEAFQSLSTLVPMVVESSNLEYHRDPAALKIQQLLQSEVERGLLEFEEHADRIRIVLNSNDLFASGSNEVKASIAPILSKIAHTLESTNGRIMIVGHTDDKPIFTSKYPSNWHLSLARATAVANVLAMGTELRGRLWPEGQGDANPRNPNTSKANRASNRRVEIDLLYQQRRAEK; encoded by the coding sequence TTCGAAACGTCTACCTTCGTTAGGTGAAAATCCATTGGTTGATCTCGCCAGTAGTTTACTATCGTTAGTTGGGCAAATTCGATGTACGCCTGATCACAGTGATGTGGGTTTTCTTCGTCAAGCATGTATAGAAAAGATACGAGACTATGAAAATAATCTTCGTGGATTAGCTGTATCGGTTAGTGACATAGAAGCCGCGAGATATTGTCTGTGTACATTTCTTGATGAAACTATTTTGAACACCCCTTGGGGCGAGCATTCAGTCTGGCGTTCAGAGAGCTTACTCTCTGTATTTAATAAAGAAACATGGGGTGGAGAATATTTCTATACCTTGTTAGATGAGGCTCTTTCTAGCCCCCACCAATCCTATCAACTGCTTGAATTACAATACCTATGCTTAGCATTGGGTTTTACAGGAAAACTACGTATTGCTGAGCGTGGTGAAGAAAAACTGCAAGATTATCGCTGCCAAATTTTTGAAGCCTTAACTCTTGTGAAGGGATCACATGATGAAGCGTTATCCCCAAGGTGGCAAGACAACGTATTAGCGGGTAGTGAAACCCATGCTGGCGTCCCTTTATGGGTAACATCATCACTTTTTGGTTTGTTATTATTGGCCGTTTATATGGGCTTTAACTACCGTATTAATCTTTACTCCAATGAAGCTTTTCAGTCTCTGAGCACACTTGTACCCATGGTTGTTGAATCTTCAAATTTGGAATATCACAGAGATCCCGCGGCCTTAAAAATACAGCAGTTACTACAGTCTGAGGTTGAACGAGGTTTACTTGAATTTGAAGAACACGCGGATCGGATTCGTATTGTTTTGAATTCCAATGATTTGTTTGCCTCTGGTAGCAATGAAGTTAAAGCTTCTATAGCCCCTATACTGTCTAAAATTGCCCATACGCTTGAATCGACAAATGGCCGGATAATGATCGTGGGTCATACTGATGATAAGCCAATATTTACCAGCAAATATCCCTCTAATTGGCATCTGTCGTTAGCTAGAGCGACGGCTGTTGCTAACGTACTCGCGATGGGAACTGAGCTTCGAGGCCGTTTATGGCCTGAAGGTCAGGGTGATGCGAATCCACGTAATCCAAATACGAGCAAAGCGAATCGAGCAAGTAATCGACGCGTTGAAATTGATCTTTTATATCAACAACGAAGGGCTGAAAAATAA
- the tssM gene encoding type VI secretion system membrane subunit TssM, producing the protein MKFIKRLVGGLVDMLRQKWVITLLGLIALSLLIWFGGPLVAIAGVEPLNSQVSRLTVLLILAVLWGLYNVFHQARNKKQNEQTVKTLLNGDEAKPADEASQKEIETLRARIVQALDVLHKTSGKRGRNIYHLPWYILIGPPGTGKTTALQNSGLEFPLQESLGSDPLAGIGGTRYCDWWFTNKAVLIDTAGRYTTQDSNNEQDSRAWLGFLGLLKKYRTRRPINGAVITVSLTNLLTQTRTERNLHARAIKQRILELKNQLGMQFPVYVILTKADLVAGFNEFFADLDRPAREQIWGITFPEDTLDFEQGVVSLFNKEFHHLLTGLLEKMNHRLSNERDIDKRTLIYEFPKQLRLLQAAADDFLKEIFSANAFEEPPMLRGVFIASATQEGVPIDRVMKETAGGLGLSQVPLRQAGGEAKGFFIKNLFEDVIIKEQLLGTVNRVHQKQNRWFNRSVIVASCAVILVMAFIWSRSYQWNKSLVDEAGIFIDKYHAVVGEYLTPEHDVVSLVDALNVLQNLPAGFNQHMLNEDGIKHFGLYQGEKLGQPAVSAYHQALQSVFAQFLVSGLEEEMQENKQHREYLYETLKTYLMLFNPQYYDATQVNSWFAAYFEREYPGEINLELRTALLEHSANLQHDGVLSVSQSDTVVESARTVLTAMPLSERAYQRLKLEFIDSHIPSFRLTDVLGSKSVSIFERKSGKPLSMGIPGLYTYNGFHGVFQLEINRMVKRLMEERWVYGDNLVLQDNMSDQVVRDVRFKYYRDYIYEWTQLLNDLQLKPYQSAEQGLAQAKILAGPERPVESLIMAVQKQLKLSEVQISEKVKVAGKVTASVANVALNNQKHRIGRYLPSDLGDTKITLPGKEVESAFDELLTVSEAQLEDIHTSFVKLNNYLADLTSSGNNERIAYNSLLGEISKQTVGSAMKSARANLPYPFSSWLGNISSQTTKLAKKGSQIHVNDIWQSTVLKEYQSLIAGKYPFDPKSTKDLPLKDFERFFGYGGTLDAFFNQYLAPFVDKSKRRWRFDKSIGLNDESLRVFARAEKIRKAFFDAGSKTASVSFGIKPIYLDQHISHFKLEVGKQAVTYQHGPTRAKTLHWPNSGQTRVVFTPPQTGHVVTETYGGSWGLFRLLDKSLKARPKSRKDNILMVDLKGNKAQLELIPNSAINPFWSREMERFSCPVTL; encoded by the coding sequence ATGAAATTTATTAAGCGTTTAGTCGGTGGTTTAGTTGATATGTTAAGGCAAAAGTGGGTTATTACACTGTTGGGACTAATTGCCCTATCACTATTAATTTGGTTTGGTGGCCCATTGGTCGCAATTGCGGGTGTCGAACCTTTAAATAGCCAAGTCTCTCGCCTAACGGTATTGCTTATATTGGCGGTGCTTTGGGGGCTTTATAACGTATTCCATCAAGCAAGAAATAAAAAGCAAAATGAACAAACAGTAAAAACGTTGCTTAATGGCGATGAGGCAAAACCAGCAGATGAAGCTTCTCAAAAAGAAATAGAAACCCTCCGTGCTCGTATAGTGCAGGCGTTGGATGTATTACATAAAACGTCAGGTAAACGTGGGCGTAATATTTACCATTTACCTTGGTATATTTTAATTGGGCCTCCGGGTACAGGTAAAACGACCGCTTTACAAAATTCGGGGCTAGAGTTTCCATTGCAAGAGAGTTTAGGGAGCGACCCTTTAGCGGGGATTGGCGGAACTCGGTATTGTGATTGGTGGTTCACAAATAAAGCTGTGCTGATAGATACCGCAGGTCGTTATACCACGCAAGATAGTAATAACGAACAAGATTCCCGAGCGTGGTTAGGTTTTCTTGGCTTATTAAAAAAGTACCGTACCCGCCGTCCGATTAATGGTGCGGTTATCACGGTGAGTTTAACTAATTTACTTACGCAAACACGTACTGAAAGAAATCTTCATGCCAGGGCTATTAAGCAAAGAATTCTTGAATTAAAAAATCAGCTCGGAATGCAATTTCCTGTTTATGTGATTTTGACTAAAGCAGATTTAGTCGCGGGCTTTAACGAGTTCTTTGCAGATTTAGATCGCCCAGCCCGTGAGCAAATTTGGGGTATTACTTTCCCAGAAGACACGTTAGATTTCGAGCAAGGCGTCGTGAGCTTGTTTAATAAGGAATTCCATCATTTATTGACGGGATTGCTTGAGAAAATGAATCATAGACTGAGCAATGAACGTGATATTGATAAAAGAACGTTGATCTATGAATTTCCGAAGCAGTTACGCCTACTTCAAGCTGCTGCGGATGATTTTCTGAAAGAGATTTTTTCGGCAAATGCGTTTGAAGAGCCACCTATGTTACGCGGTGTATTTATTGCCAGTGCGACTCAAGAAGGTGTGCCAATTGATCGGGTAATGAAGGAAACAGCAGGAGGCTTAGGGTTAAGCCAAGTTCCACTTCGACAAGCTGGCGGAGAAGCGAAAGGCTTTTTCATTAAAAATCTCTTTGAAGATGTCATCATCAAAGAACAGTTGTTGGGCACAGTTAATCGTGTTCACCAAAAGCAAAATCGTTGGTTTAATCGTTCAGTGATAGTGGCAAGTTGCGCTGTTATTTTGGTGATGGCTTTTATCTGGAGTCGAAGCTATCAATGGAATAAATCATTGGTCGATGAAGCCGGAATATTTATCGACAAATATCATGCGGTAGTGGGTGAATATTTAACGCCAGAGCATGACGTTGTAAGCCTTGTCGATGCCTTGAATGTTTTACAGAACTTACCTGCTGGGTTTAATCAGCACATGTTAAATGAAGATGGGATAAAGCATTTTGGTTTATACCAAGGTGAGAAACTCGGCCAGCCCGCAGTGTCTGCTTATCATCAAGCATTACAAAGTGTTTTTGCTCAGTTCCTCGTTTCAGGTCTTGAAGAAGAGATGCAAGAGAATAAGCAGCATCGTGAGTATTTGTACGAAACGCTTAAAACATATCTGATGCTATTTAATCCTCAGTATTATGATGCTACGCAAGTGAATAGTTGGTTTGCCGCTTATTTTGAACGCGAATATCCTGGTGAAATTAATCTGGAGTTACGTACTGCATTGTTAGAACACAGTGCAAATTTACAGCATGATGGAGTATTGAGCGTTTCTCAAAGCGATACGGTCGTTGAAAGTGCTCGTACAGTGTTAACGGCAATGCCTTTATCTGAACGTGCATACCAGCGTTTGAAGCTCGAGTTTATAGATAGCCACATACCATCATTTAGACTAACCGATGTGCTTGGATCTAAGAGTGTGAGTATCTTTGAACGTAAGAGTGGTAAGCCACTGAGTATGGGTATTCCAGGCTTATATACCTATAACGGTTTTCATGGTGTTTTTCAGCTTGAAATTAACCGGATGGTTAAACGCTTAATGGAAGAACGTTGGGTCTACGGTGATAATTTAGTCTTGCAAGATAATATGTCTGATCAGGTTGTGCGTGATGTAAGGTTTAAGTATTACCGTGATTACATTTATGAATGGACGCAACTACTTAATGATTTGCAGTTAAAACCTTATCAATCTGCTGAACAAGGGCTGGCACAAGCCAAAATTCTAGCGGGGCCTGAACGCCCTGTCGAGAGCTTAATTATGGCTGTTCAAAAACAGTTAAAATTAAGTGAAGTGCAAATCAGTGAAAAAGTTAAAGTTGCCGGTAAGGTTACAGCAAGTGTTGCTAACGTCGCTTTAAATAATCAAAAACATCGTATTGGTCGATACCTGCCATCGGATCTTGGTGACACTAAAATTACCTTGCCCGGCAAAGAAGTTGAATCAGCCTTTGATGAGCTACTTACTGTTTCAGAAGCGCAGTTAGAAGATATACATACATCGTTCGTCAAACTGAATAATTATTTAGCTGACTTAACCAGCTCTGGTAATAATGAGCGAATTGCTTATAACAGTTTATTGGGTGAAATCTCAAAGCAGACTGTCGGCTCAGCGATGAAATCGGCACGCGCTAATTTGCCTTATCCATTCTCTAGTTGGCTTGGCAATATTTCGTCACAAACCACCAAGCTTGCTAAGAAAGGCTCCCAGATTCATGTCAATGATATTTGGCAATCAACGGTACTTAAAGAATATCAATCGCTAATTGCTGGAAAATACCCATTCGATCCTAAATCGACTAAAGACTTACCGTTGAAAGACTTTGAACGTTTCTTTGGCTATGGCGGAACGTTAGATGCATTTTTTAATCAGTATTTAGCCCCGTTTGTTGATAAGTCCAAGCGTCGATGGCGTTTTGATAAATCGATTGGACTCAATGACGAAAGTCTTCGAGTGTTTGCGCGTGCTGAAAAGATCCGTAAAGCCTTCTTTGATGCGGGCAGCAAAACAGCGAGTGTGAGCTTTGGGATCAAGCCTATCTATCTTGATCAACATATCAGTCATTTCAAGCTCGAAGTGGGTAAACAAGCCGTGACTTATCAACATGGCCCAACGCGTGCGAAAACATTGCACTGGCCAAATTCAGGGCAAACTCGAGTTGTATTTACCCCTCCGCAAACAGGCCATGTGGTAACAGAAACGTATGGTGGTAGTTGGGGGTTATTCAGGCTATTAGATAAGTCATTAAAAGCGAGACCAAAATCTCGTAAAGACAATATTTTGATGGTTGATTTAAAAGGGAATAAAGCTCAATTGGAGTTGATTCCTAATAGTGCAATTAATCCATTTTGGTCTCGAGAAATGGAGCGTTTTTCATGTCCAGTGACACTATAG
- the tagF gene encoding type VI secretion system-associated protein TagF: protein MSSDTIATGVGYFGKVPQRGDFIQDQLPTDFATNWSEWLQAGLAVSREQLEESWSDYYMTSPIWHFALSPHVCGERAMIGSLMPSIDSVGRKFYFSIAVAVQHPPILYWENRSWSEQAESHILNVLDDEIDLAEWVIESQQASWYQSIGHDSSPLQVINESHEHSIIVNPVDVNQLLHHAYQQRYGRYCLWWTNGSEHVPECSLVTRGLPLVSQFSALLDGRWKKWGW from the coding sequence ATGTCCAGTGACACTATAGCAACTGGGGTTGGCTACTTTGGTAAAGTGCCTCAACGGGGTGACTTTATACAAGATCAACTGCCGACTGATTTTGCTACGAACTGGAGTGAATGGCTTCAAGCAGGGTTAGCAGTAAGCCGTGAACAGCTAGAAGAGTCGTGGTCTGATTATTACATGACAAGCCCTATTTGGCACTTTGCTTTATCACCGCATGTTTGTGGAGAGCGAGCGATGATCGGTAGCCTCATGCCAAGTATCGATAGTGTTGGACGGAAGTTTTATTTTTCCATCGCGGTGGCTGTTCAACATCCACCGATTTTATATTGGGAAAATCGGTCATGGAGCGAACAAGCTGAAAGTCATATTTTAAATGTGCTGGATGATGAGATTGATTTAGCTGAATGGGTGATTGAATCCCAACAAGCGAGTTGGTATCAGTCAATTGGTCATGATTCATCACCGTTGCAGGTGATCAATGAAAGTCATGAACACAGTATTATTGTCAATCCTGTTGACGTTAATCAGTTACTTCATCATGCCTATCAGCAGCGTTACGGTCGTTACTGTTTATGGTGGACGAACGGCTCAGAACATGTGCCGGAATGCAGTCTCGTTACACGAGGGTTACCTTTAGTCAGTCAATTTTCAGCATTATTAGACGGTCGTTGGAAAAAGTGGGGATGGTAA
- a CDS encoding PP2C family protein-serine/threonine phosphatase: MKHANWSFFSFSQTHPGKVRAYNEDACLALQKEGVWVVADGMGGHEGGDIASRILVDTVEQAVVRLGKEYINPDRLREALLDANERIFQYGQHNLSESTIGTTAIVLLIENGNFHCLWVGDSRFYLYRDQVLIQKSKDHSQVMEMVEQGLIGARDAEDHPMANVITRAVGVDRYLMIDQLSGSILPNDQFLLCSDGLSRELTLQDMNACFQAQSVNDVGLALMHSALVRGASDNVTCVVVKASQQQAIAAQTRHQYLDATVPVFTHQRAIRGSE, encoded by the coding sequence ATGAAACATGCTAATTGGAGCTTCTTTTCCTTCTCTCAAACACACCCTGGCAAAGTGCGAGCGTATAACGAAGATGCGTGTTTAGCATTGCAGAAAGAAGGCGTCTGGGTTGTTGCCGACGGGATGGGAGGCCATGAAGGTGGTGATATTGCCAGCCGTATTTTGGTTGATACAGTGGAGCAAGCAGTCGTCCGTCTCGGTAAAGAGTACATTAATCCTGACCGTCTTCGTGAAGCGTTATTAGACGCGAATGAGCGTATTTTTCAATATGGGCAGCATAACTTATCAGAATCGACAATAGGTACGACAGCCATTGTGTTGCTGATTGAAAATGGCAATTTCCATTGTTTATGGGTAGGCGATAGTCGTTTTTACTTATACCGGGATCAGGTGTTGATACAAAAATCAAAAGACCATAGCCAAGTGATGGAGATGGTTGAACAAGGGTTAATTGGAGCAAGAGATGCGGAAGATCATCCAATGGCCAATGTTATCACCCGTGCAGTGGGGGTCGATCGCTATTTGATGATCGATCAGCTATCTGGTTCCATTCTACCTAATGATCAGTTTTTACTGTGTTCAGATGGCTTATCAAGAGAGTTGACGCTTCAAGATATGAATGCTTGTTTTCAAGCACAAAGTGTTAATGATGTGGGTTTGGCTTTAATGCATTCAGCCTTAGTGCGTGGTGCGTCAGACAATGTAACGTGTGTGGTGGTGAAGGCATCGCAACAGCAAGCAATTGCAGCGCAGACTAGACATCAATATTTGGATGCGACTGTTCCTGTTTTTACTCATCAGCGTGCAATTCGAGGGAGTGAATAA
- the tssA gene encoding type VI secretion system protein TssA, producing MAIQPLEQSEMIDFSALLTAINDEKPSGEDPRRDASPSSLYYLLKNVRNNVRTEERNALIEGDPLLSFASQWQPLLDQVPEILTTQSKDLEYTAWFIEALVRNHGYAGLSYGFSVAKLLIDEFWDSLYPLPDEDGAETRVAPLIGLNGIEGEGTLLMPIACIPITEFDGDQAYALWEYEQACELERFDDDKKRHRIDQGSIDMKRVVEAVKHSSPSFYRGLVDDIENSISAYEALVVSMDQATGLSLPTSHISKRLQSALESVQHIAADKLLQDVPEEVGDVSNDGGHDEKLTDSQSENFASRQLKTRQEAIVQLKHISVFFRKTEPHSPMSYAIDQVVRWSDLALPDLLAELIDDGSARQGYFRLVGISSENDTAS from the coding sequence ATGGCAATACAACCACTTGAACAGTCTGAAATGATCGACTTCTCTGCATTATTGACAGCGATTAATGATGAAAAGCCAAGCGGAGAGGATCCAAGACGAGATGCGTCACCATCGTCTTTATATTATCTGCTAAAAAATGTGCGCAATAACGTTCGTACAGAAGAGCGTAATGCCTTAATTGAAGGTGATCCTTTATTGAGTTTTGCGAGTCAATGGCAGCCTTTATTAGACCAAGTACCTGAAATATTAACAACGCAATCGAAAGACCTTGAATACACCGCATGGTTTATTGAAGCACTGGTACGAAATCATGGTTACGCCGGGCTGAGTTATGGTTTTTCAGTGGCAAAGCTATTGATTGATGAATTCTGGGATTCTTTATACCCACTACCCGATGAAGACGGTGCTGAAACTCGGGTTGCTCCGCTAATTGGCCTTAATGGGATTGAAGGTGAAGGCACATTACTCATGCCGATTGCGTGTATCCCGATCACCGAGTTTGATGGTGATCAAGCCTATGCCCTATGGGAGTACGAGCAAGCCTGTGAACTTGAGCGCTTTGATGATGATAAAAAGCGCCACCGTATAGACCAAGGTTCTATTGATATGAAACGTGTGGTGGAAGCGGTTAAGCATTCATCGCCATCGTTTTATCGTGGATTAGTCGACGATATTGAAAACAGTATTTCTGCTTATGAAGCTTTAGTGGTGTCGATGGATCAAGCGACAGGGCTGTCATTACCCACCTCTCATATTTCAAAACGACTGCAATCGGCGCTGGAATCGGTACAGCATATTGCCGCCGATAAGTTGCTTCAAGATGTACCTGAAGAGGTTGGTGATGTATCGAATGACGGTGGGCATGATGAAAAACTTACTGATTCACAAAGTGAAAACTTCGCATCGCGTCAGTTAAAAACGCGGCAAGAAGCGATTGTTCAATTGAAGCATATATCAGTTTTTTTTCGCAAAACAGAGCCTCATTCACCGATGTCGTATGCCATTGATCAGGTGGTGAGATGGAGCGATTTAGCATTACCCGATTTATTGGCTGAGCTGATTGATGATGGCTCAGCGAGACAAGGTTATTTCAGGTTGGTTGGCATTTCTTCTGAAAATGACACCGCATCATAA
- the tssB gene encoding type VI secretion system contractile sheath small subunit — translation MESIHKKLSRVRKPRVHITYDVETEGLTVKKELAFVVGVMGDFAGQNTEALKPLKDRRFIQIDRDNFDDVLKRMSPRLNFKVDNKLMNDGTELSLSLAFNSMQDFEPAAIVNQVEPLKKLLETRTKLRDLMTKIDRSEDLENVLEKVLNNTDNLSQLANELNVGNDNPEKQPEGEGA, via the coding sequence ATGGAAAGTATCCACAAGAAGTTGTCTCGGGTACGAAAACCGCGTGTTCACATTACTTATGATGTGGAAACTGAAGGATTAACGGTCAAAAAAGAATTGGCCTTCGTCGTGGGTGTAATGGGGGACTTTGCGGGTCAAAATACCGAGGCATTGAAGCCATTAAAAGATCGACGCTTTATACAAATTGATCGTGATAATTTCGACGATGTTCTTAAGCGTATGAGCCCTCGCTTAAACTTCAAAGTTGATAATAAATTAATGAATGATGGCACTGAGTTGAGTCTTTCTTTGGCATTTAATTCAATGCAAGATTTTGAGCCTGCGGCCATAGTTAATCAAGTTGAACCACTGAAAAAGTTGCTTGAAACGCGTACTAAACTGCGCGATTTAATGACAAAAATTGATCGTTCAGAAGATCTTGAAAATGTATTAGAAAAAGTATTGAACAATACGGATAACCTGTCTCAATTGGCTAACGAATTAAATGTAGGTAATGACAATCCAGAGAAGCAGCCTGAAGGAGAAGGTGCCTAA